In Alicyclobacillus acidocaldarius subsp. acidocaldarius DSM 446, a single window of DNA contains:
- the tnpB gene encoding IS66 family insertion sequence element accessory protein TnpB (TnpB, as the term is used for proteins encoded by IS66 family insertion elements, is considered an accessory protein, since TnpC, encoded by a neighboring gene, is a DDE family transposase.), with amino-acid sequence MLAFDWTSDHRVYLVCGATDMRKSIDGLAALVQASFQLDPFSPCLFVFCNRQRDKLKILHWSHNGFWLYYRRLERGRFDWPETGDAKTMVITRRELNWLLDGLPLEQPKAHRAVPVRSAI; translated from the coding sequence TTGCTAGCCTTCGACTGGACTTCGGATCACCGCGTGTATCTCGTCTGCGGCGCCACAGACATGCGCAAATCCATTGACGGACTCGCCGCACTCGTTCAGGCATCGTTTCAACTCGATCCGTTTTCGCCATGCCTGTTTGTCTTCTGCAATCGGCAACGGGACAAGCTCAAAATCCTGCACTGGTCGCACAACGGCTTTTGGTTGTACTATCGGCGCTTAGAACGCGGTCGATTCGATTGGCCAGAGACAGGCGATGCCAAGACCATGGTGATCACACGGCGCGAGCTAAACTGGCTCCTGGATGGCCTGCCGCTCGAGCAGCCCAAAGCGCATCGAGCTGTGCCTGTCCGTTCTGCGATTTAA
- a CDS encoding ABC transporter permease produces the protein MFVWVADFVSFVVGGIGIMNVMLMAVSDRHKEIGIYLSFGATRRFIIQHFLLESSMLSLVGTVFGILLGTMTGMLLMMKGIPISFNVWVYTEDIAVGVLIGTLFGLYPSLRAATMTPGVALRH, from the coding sequence ATATTCGTCTGGGTTGCTGATTTTGTCTCGTTTGTTGTTGGGGGAATCGGAATCATGAACGTCATGCTGATGGCTGTGTCGGATCGACACAAAGAAATCGGTATTTACTTATCTTTTGGTGCAACCCGTCGATTTATTATTCAACACTTTCTCTTAGAATCGTCTATGCTGAGTCTGGTCGGTACAGTGTTTGGTATCCTACTGGGAACAATGACAGGTATGCTTTTAATGATGAAAGGCATCCCTATTAGTTTCAATGTGTGGGTCTATACTGAGGATATCGCGGTCGGGGTGTTAATCGGTACTCTCTTTGGTCTTTATCCGAGCTTACGAGCTGCAACAATGACTCCAGGAGTAGCTTTGCGTCACTGA
- a CDS encoding ankyrin repeat domain-containing protein: MEILKHTDPVVLSFVHAVRTGDVDAVRRLLDGNPGLASKRVVDNKGGSRTALHVVTDWPGYFPNGPVIVKMLIEAGADPNAPTTGGKFSETPLHWAASNDDVDVAAALIDGGADIEVLGGSIAGGTPLDNAVGYGCWNVARLLVQRGARVEVLWHAAALGMMSRVEELMASNPSPKPDEINAAFWHACHGGQRRVAEYLLSRGADINATPDYTSLTPLDAAGSIDTRRDIMVTWLRSKGAKSSKE, translated from the coding sequence ATGGAGATTCTTAAGCATACCGATCCGGTGGTCTTATCATTCGTGCACGCCGTTCGGACTGGCGACGTCGATGCAGTGCGTCGTCTGTTGGATGGAAATCCCGGCTTGGCTTCAAAGCGGGTGGTTGATAATAAAGGAGGGTCTCGCACTGCTCTTCACGTTGTTACTGACTGGCCAGGATACTTCCCCAACGGACCAGTGATCGTGAAAATGCTCATCGAAGCGGGAGCCGATCCGAACGCTCCGACCACTGGAGGGAAATTCTCAGAGACCCCATTACATTGGGCGGCCAGTAACGACGATGTAGATGTAGCCGCTGCCTTAATAGATGGCGGAGCCGACATTGAAGTGCTGGGTGGCTCAATCGCTGGTGGCACCCCTTTGGACAATGCAGTGGGTTATGGATGTTGGAACGTGGCTCGACTTTTGGTACAGCGGGGTGCTCGTGTCGAAGTCCTCTGGCATGCAGCAGCTCTGGGGATGATGTCTCGCGTAGAGGAACTTATGGCTTCAAATCCTTCACCTAAGCCGGATGAAATTAATGCAGCTTTTTGGCACGCGTGCCATGGAGGCCAGCGTAGGGTAGCCGAGTACCTGCTCAGCAGGGGTGCAGACATTAATGCAACTCCTGACTACACGAGCTTGACGCCTCTAGATGCCGCAGGTAGTATTGACACCCGCAGGGATATCATGGTCACATGGCTGAGAAGCAAAGGTGCCAAGTCCTCAAAAGAGTAA
- a CDS encoding IS1634 family transposase: MILLFAQIVSTKKPDGKTYKYLHIVESYREGRTVKKRRVASLGNISQYSEREIEQIIRTLESLLQHRTTGSLEDFEAQQVLHFGVPYVVQFLWNQLGLTEAIRDALRAREVTFDVARYVQAMVIHRLVDPSSKLRLFHTLDDLYLPDWGGEPWQLQHFYRALDYLVDIKPQLERVLYARLTDLLNFRLSLVLYDLTSTHLHGHACPLGEHGYSRTHRPDLEQVELGLLVTPEGIPITHEVFAGNVSDKQTVPDILKRLKEDFAVEQCVFVGDRGMVTEKNMALMAEAGFPYIVGFHKRGRIVSDALLEQFADVNAYHELKDNLRYLEVPAASVDDVEKAEGVRYILCYNPEKARQDAAFRESALEEAETGLKALAESLAKPKRGRKPTDKGVMLKVADLLTRKGVEAFFQVDYKDGILTYRRDEDAITKEALRDGKFLIRTNTDLPAADVVQSYKTLMGIERAFHQIKNFLDVGPIYHWNEQRVRGHIFVCVLAYLFEQEMQVLYRRQWAHDKAVAESLACVEEQAKVLAELESRWYTGEAIVRELRRWKAVRATFLDKEFVSVTKATDQAKAILTSLGIPTPNKTLSVTKVPSMTPDE; the protein is encoded by the coding sequence GTGATCCTCTTGTTCGCGCAAATTGTATCCACAAAGAAGCCCGACGGTAAGACCTACAAGTATCTCCACATCGTTGAGTCCTACCGTGAAGGTCGGACGGTCAAGAAGCGGCGTGTCGCAAGCCTAGGCAACATCAGTCAATATTCTGAGCGCGAAATCGAACAGATTATCCGGACCCTCGAGTCTCTCCTACAACATCGCACCACCGGTTCGCTCGAGGACTTCGAGGCCCAGCAGGTACTCCATTTCGGCGTTCCGTATGTGGTGCAATTTTTGTGGAACCAACTCGGGCTCACCGAGGCCATTCGTGACGCCCTGCGTGCCCGCGAGGTCACCTTTGATGTCGCGCGGTACGTCCAAGCCATGGTCATTCATCGGCTCGTCGATCCCTCGAGTAAGCTTCGCCTCTTTCACACGCTGGACGATCTCTATCTTCCCGACTGGGGCGGGGAGCCGTGGCAGCTTCAGCACTTCTATCGAGCGCTCGACTATCTTGTCGACATCAAGCCTCAACTGGAACGCGTGTTGTACGCGCGACTGACAGACTTGCTGAACTTCAGGCTCTCGTTGGTTCTGTACGACTTGACCAGCACTCATCTCCACGGGCACGCCTGTCCCTTAGGAGAGCATGGGTATTCGCGAACGCATCGCCCCGACCTCGAGCAGGTGGAGCTTGGGCTCCTGGTGACCCCTGAAGGCATTCCCATCACGCACGAAGTGTTCGCGGGCAACGTGTCCGACAAGCAAACCGTGCCGGACATCTTGAAACGTCTGAAGGAAGACTTTGCGGTCGAGCAGTGCGTGTTCGTGGGTGACCGCGGCATGGTCACGGAAAAGAACATGGCCCTGATGGCGGAGGCGGGATTCCCGTACATTGTCGGGTTCCACAAGCGCGGGCGCATCGTGAGCGACGCGTTGCTGGAACAGTTTGCAGACGTCAACGCCTACCACGAACTGAAAGACAACCTGCGCTACCTCGAGGTGCCCGCCGCAAGCGTGGACGACGTCGAAAAGGCCGAAGGCGTCCGATACATCCTTTGCTACAACCCGGAGAAAGCGCGTCAGGATGCCGCGTTTCGGGAGAGCGCGCTGGAGGAGGCTGAAACGGGTCTGAAAGCTTTGGCGGAGAGCTTGGCGAAACCGAAGCGCGGCCGAAAGCCGACCGACAAAGGCGTCATGCTCAAGGTGGCGGACCTGTTGACCAGAAAAGGGGTTGAAGCGTTTTTTCAGGTCGATTACAAGGACGGCATCCTGACGTATCGGCGCGATGAGGACGCCATCACCAAGGAAGCACTGCGCGACGGAAAGTTCCTGATTCGAACCAATACGGATTTGCCTGCAGCCGACGTGGTCCAATCGTACAAGACGTTGATGGGGATCGAACGTGCGTTTCATCAAATCAAAAACTTCCTGGATGTCGGGCCGATCTATCACTGGAATGAGCAGCGGGTTCGCGGGCACATCTTCGTCTGCGTGCTGGCCTACCTCTTCGAGCAGGAGATGCAAGTGCTCTATCGCCGCCAATGGGCCCATGACAAGGCAGTAGCGGAAAGTCTTGCATGCGTTGAAGAGCAGGCCAAGGTGCTAGCCGAACTCGAGTCGCGGTGGTACACCGGCGAAGCCATCGTACGGGAACTGAGACGCTGGAAAGCGGTGCGCGCCACATTCTTGGACAAGGAGTTCGTCAGTGTGACCAAAGCGACGGACCAGGCGAAGGCCATCCTCACGAGCCTAGGCATTCCGACGCCAAACAAGACCTTGTCGGTGACGAAAGTCCCATCCATGACGCCGGACGAGTAA
- the tnpC gene encoding IS66 family transposase: MVQTCPYNPRHIKGTVKLELEEQIHLLRHRLFGTSSEKRRKPQTDPDSIQLPLFNEAEVEADAQASEETVEGNAEATSEGVETETITYERRKPRAARERDAWLYQGEADEVVEYRLSDDERVCSKCAGELHEMSREITRRVKIIPAQMKKVEYVRYVYTCRHCEAQDVETPVVRAPMPKPVQAKSLATPEAVAYVMAKKFVDGMPLYRQEQQFARHGYPLSRQTLANWVVHAAETWLEPLYAKLRQVLLAQRYLHADETTLQVLHEAGRAAQTQSYMWVYRSSMNGPPLVLYDYQETRSAEHPRRFLAGFQGYLHVDGYAGYEGLPDVTLVGCWAHARRKFDEALKAVPSKERKGKTAAEEGLSYCNALYAVEKKLKNASAEERQRVRMAKSKPILDAFLAWLEKQEQQVLPKSALGRAVSYVLKQWPKLIRYVENGYLEIDNNRCERSLKPFVIGRKNWLFANTPRGARASAVTYSIVETAKENGLNPTAYLTYLFERMPNIDLKDEAAFEALLPWSEGLPEGIRVRK; the protein is encoded by the coding sequence GTGGTACAAACTTGCCCCTACAATCCGCGTCATATCAAGGGTACTGTCAAACTTGAGTTGGAAGAGCAGATCCATCTGCTCCGTCATCGTCTGTTTGGCACATCGAGCGAAAAGCGCCGCAAGCCCCAGACCGATCCCGACAGCATCCAGCTCCCGTTGTTCAACGAAGCCGAAGTCGAGGCGGACGCCCAAGCTTCGGAAGAGACCGTGGAAGGCAATGCGGAAGCGACGTCGGAAGGCGTGGAGACGGAGACCATCACGTATGAGCGCCGGAAGCCTCGTGCGGCGCGGGAGCGTGACGCCTGGCTGTATCAGGGCGAAGCAGACGAGGTCGTCGAATACCGACTGTCAGATGACGAGCGAGTCTGCTCGAAATGTGCGGGTGAGCTTCACGAGATGAGCCGTGAGATCACGCGACGCGTGAAAATCATCCCGGCGCAGATGAAAAAAGTCGAGTACGTGCGGTACGTGTACACCTGCCGGCACTGTGAAGCGCAGGACGTGGAGACCCCTGTGGTGCGCGCGCCGATGCCGAAGCCGGTGCAGGCGAAGAGTCTCGCGACGCCGGAAGCGGTGGCATACGTGATGGCGAAGAAGTTCGTCGACGGGATGCCATTGTACCGACAGGAGCAACAGTTTGCGCGGCACGGGTATCCGTTATCCCGCCAGACGCTGGCGAATTGGGTAGTGCACGCGGCGGAGACGTGGTTAGAGCCGCTCTATGCGAAACTCCGCCAAGTGCTCTTGGCTCAGCGCTATCTGCATGCGGACGAAACGACTCTGCAAGTGTTACATGAAGCCGGGCGCGCGGCGCAGACCCAGTCGTACATGTGGGTGTACCGCAGCAGCATGAATGGACCGCCCCTTGTCCTGTACGATTACCAGGAAACGCGGAGCGCGGAGCATCCGCGGCGGTTCTTGGCAGGGTTTCAAGGGTATCTGCACGTGGATGGATACGCGGGCTATGAGGGCTTACCGGATGTCACCCTTGTCGGATGTTGGGCACATGCGCGGCGAAAATTTGACGAAGCCCTCAAGGCGGTGCCTTCCAAAGAGCGAAAGGGCAAGACGGCTGCCGAAGAAGGATTATCGTATTGCAACGCGCTGTACGCGGTGGAGAAGAAGCTGAAAAACGCAAGTGCCGAAGAGCGGCAACGTGTGCGGATGGCCAAAAGTAAGCCCATTCTGGACGCGTTTTTGGCATGGCTTGAAAAGCAGGAACAGCAGGTGTTGCCGAAAAGCGCGTTGGGACGAGCGGTGAGCTATGTCCTGAAGCAGTGGCCCAAGCTGATTCGGTATGTCGAAAACGGGTATTTGGAAATCGACAACAACCGATGCGAGCGGTCATTGAAGCCATTTGTGATCGGACGGAAGAACTGGCTTTTTGCCAATACGCCGCGAGGAGCACGAGCCAGTGCTGTGACATACAGCATCGTGGAGACAGCGAAGGAGAATGGACTGAATCCGACCGCGTATTTGACGTATCTCTTTGAACGGATGCCGAACATTGACCTCAAGGATGAAGCGGCGTTCGAGGCATTGTTGCCTTGGTCCGAAGGGCTCCCTGAAGGGATTCGAGTGAGAAAATGA
- a CDS encoding sigma factor-like helix-turn-helix DNA-binding protein, producing the protein MLARMKCTSRRWRRRTRLAWLSLLSLREMVCLFAYEHGMTYSAIARELGITRGAVQNYVERAREKLVRAEGVQLGLWRDDEDEEGNFLFRVE; encoded by the coding sequence GTGCTCGCGCGGATGAAATGCACATCGCGCAGATGGCGGCGCAGAACGCGGCTAGCGTGGCTGTCGCTTCTCAGTCTACGCGAGATGGTGTGCCTCTTCGCGTATGAGCACGGGATGACGTACTCAGCGATTGCACGCGAGCTGGGAATCACGCGCGGCGCGGTGCAGAACTATGTGGAGCGGGCGCGAGAGAAGCTGGTGAGGGCGGAGGGGGTGCAGTTGGGGTTGTGGAGGGACGATGAAGATGAAGAAGGAAACTTTTTGTTTCGTGTTGAATAG
- the tnpA gene encoding IS66 family insertion sequence element accessory protein TnpA — translation MREHMSHQQRRELWRERIAAFYDSGQSASQFCAEHGLKPHQFWYWLRRLRNETAPSTHDTTFVSVVTTSSPSDAGRSPLTLRIGSVEIDVHPGYDALTLAELIRLVMHVC, via the coding sequence ATGCGAGAGCACATGTCTCACCAACAGCGTCGTGAACTTTGGCGTGAACGTATCGCTGCCTTCTACGACAGCGGCCAGTCCGCCAGTCAGTTTTGCGCTGAGCACGGTCTGAAACCCCATCAGTTCTGGTACTGGCTTCGCCGACTACGAAACGAAACCGCACCTAGCACGCATGACACGACCTTCGTGTCGGTCGTGACGACCTCATCACCTTCGGACGCAGGCCGTTCGCCCCTGACCCTGCGCATTGGTTCGGTCGAGATTGACGTCCATCCTGGCTACGACGCCTTGACACTTGCTGAGCTCATTCGGCTCGTGATGCACGTTTGCTAG
- a CDS encoding STAS-like domain-containing protein, producing MKETMLIRFAEHTELMGGRMGGKKVRMMIESMIMNLSDGEKLIFDFEGVSVIPSSFADEVFGKLVEEHGLDRIRSLTTFRNVDPFVSSIIRLVISSRQMHTV from the coding sequence GTGAAAGAGACCATGCTGATTCGATTCGCAGAACACACTGAGTTAATGGGCGGAAGAATGGGTGGTAAAAAGGTTCGAATGATGATCGAAAGCATGATAATGAACCTCAGCGATGGCGAGAAACTAATCTTTGACTTTGAAGGTGTTTCTGTGATACCAAGTTCGTTTGCTGACGAGGTGTTTGGGAAACTTGTCGAAGAGCATGGTTTAGACCGGATACGAAGCTTAACTACTTTTCGAAACGTCGATCCTTTCGTATCTTCTATCATTCGCTTGGTCATATCGTCTAGACAAATGCACACAGTATAG